In the Ruminococcus sp. OA3 genome, one interval contains:
- the thrC gene encoding threonine synthase: MEILYKSTRGNNETVTASKAILQGLSADGGLFVPSQIPSLDIDMETLSQMTYQEVAYEVMSRFLTDFTKEELQDCIEKAYDEKFDTQDIAPIVKADGTYYLELFHGATIAFKDMALSILPHLMTTAARKNQVKNDIVILTATSGDTGKAALAGFADVPGTKIIVFYPKDGVSPIQEKQMVTQKGGNTYVVALEGNFDDAQTGVKQMFNDAALADELLQAGYQFSSANSINIGRLVPQVVYYVYAYASLVKNKEVEQQETVNVVVPTGNFGNILAAYYAKQMGVPIDKLICASNENKVLYDFFTTGTYDRNREFILTSSPSMDILISSNLERLIYHLTGDDSEQNRAFMDALSTDGKYTITDAMKAKLADYYGNYASEEETAQTIRRIYETAGYIIDTHTAVAASVYQKYRRDMRDDKKAVLASTASPFKFTRSVMNAIDKSYDEMTDFELVDELAKIARVKVPQAIEDIRSAPVLHDTVVEKDEMKGIVKKILGI, translated from the coding sequence AGCACAAGAGGAAATAATGAAACAGTAACGGCTTCGAAGGCAATTCTTCAAGGTCTCTCTGCAGACGGAGGTCTTTTTGTTCCGTCTCAGATTCCGTCATTGGATATCGATATGGAGACGCTGTCCCAAATGACATATCAGGAAGTAGCGTATGAAGTCATGAGCCGTTTTCTGACAGATTTTACGAAAGAAGAATTACAGGACTGCATAGAGAAGGCATACGATGAAAAATTTGATACGCAGGATATTGCCCCGATCGTGAAGGCAGACGGAACGTATTATCTGGAATTGTTCCATGGAGCTACCATTGCTTTTAAAGATATGGCACTGTCAATACTTCCGCATCTGATGACAACGGCTGCCCGTAAAAATCAGGTGAAAAATGATATCGTGATCCTGACAGCGACTTCCGGAGATACTGGAAAAGCCGCATTGGCTGGATTTGCTGATGTTCCCGGGACAAAAATCATCGTTTTTTATCCGAAAGACGGTGTCAGTCCGATCCAGGAAAAACAGATGGTGACACAGAAAGGCGGCAATACGTATGTTGTGGCGCTGGAAGGCAATTTTGACGATGCCCAGACCGGAGTGAAGCAGATGTTTAATGACGCGGCACTGGCGGATGAGCTCTTGCAGGCAGGTTATCAGTTTTCTTCTGCGAATTCTATCAATATCGGACGTCTGGTACCTCAGGTGGTATATTACGTATACGCGTATGCCAGCCTCGTGAAAAATAAGGAGGTTGAACAGCAGGAAACTGTCAATGTTGTTGTGCCTACCGGTAATTTCGGCAATATTCTGGCTGCGTATTACGCAAAACAGATGGGAGTGCCGATCGATAAGCTGATCTGTGCTTCCAATGAAAATAAAGTGCTGTATGATTTCTTTACGACGGGAACGTATGACCGCAACCGTGAATTTATCCTGACATCCTCACCGTCAATGGATATTCTGATTTCCAGCAATCTGGAACGACTGATCTATCATCTGACAGGAGACGATTCCGAACAGAACAGGGCATTTATGGATGCGCTTTCAACAGATGGAAAGTATACGATTACCGATGCGATGAAGGCTAAGCTTGCGGATTACTATGGCAATTATGCAAGCGAGGAGGAAACTGCCCAGACGATACGCCGCATCTATGAGACGGCAGGATATATCATCGATACCCATACTGCAGTGGCAGCAAGTGTTTACCAGAAATACAGACGGGATATGAGGGATGATAAGAAGGCAGTGCTTGCTTCCACAGCAAGTCCGTTTAAGTTCACAAGAAGCGTGATGAATGCGATCGATAAATCATACGATGAGATGACAGATTTTGAACTGGTTGACGAGCTCGCCAAAATTGCCAGGGTAAAGGTACCGCAGGCGATCGAAGATATACGCAGTGCACCGGTGCTGCATGATACGGTAGTTGAAAAAGATGAGATGAAGGGAATTGTGAAAAAGATTCTGGGAATCTGA
- the dgt gene encoding dGTP triphosphohydrolase, with protein MKWKDLLSPVRAGVYQKSGNYKSSDLRSEFEKDYHRIIGSASFRRLQDKTQVFPLDKSDFIRTRLTHSMEVSSFAKSLGQNIAQYILKNQKDPDFDLQTKSDICDILQCAGLIHDIGNPPFGHFGEEAIRDWFMKNLSGVILCGRPVPEYLSAQMLQDLYHFEGNAQALRLVSKLHFLVNEYGMNLTYALLNTIIKYPVSSTQMKPGSGNIRDKKNGVFLCRTTAV; from the coding sequence ATGAAATGGAAAGATTTGCTCTCACCGGTCAGAGCCGGCGTTTATCAAAAGAGCGGAAACTATAAATCCTCTGACCTCAGGAGCGAATTTGAAAAGGACTATCATCGGATCATAGGGAGTGCATCCTTTCGCAGGCTTCAGGATAAGACGCAGGTGTTTCCGCTTGACAAAAGCGATTTTATTAGAACCAGACTGACACACTCCATGGAAGTCTCCTCGTTTGCAAAGTCACTGGGACAGAATATTGCACAGTATATTCTTAAAAATCAAAAAGATCCGGATTTTGATCTTCAGACGAAAAGTGATATCTGTGATATCCTTCAGTGTGCGGGACTGATACATGACATAGGAAATCCACCGTTTGGTCATTTTGGGGAGGAGGCAATCCGTGACTGGTTTATGAAAAATCTGTCCGGTGTTATCCTGTGCGGTCGTCCGGTTCCGGAATATTTATCAGCACAGATGCTCCAGGATCTGTATCATTTTGAGGGAAATGCGCAGGCTCTGCGCCTTGTGAGCAAGCTTCATTTTCTGGTAAATGAATACGGTATGAATCTGACGTATGCTCTTTTGAATACGATTATCAAATACCCGGTCAGTTCCACGCAGATGAAACCTGGCAGCGGAAACATCCGGGATAAAAAAAATGGGGTATTTTTATGCAGAACAACAGCTGTATGA
- a CDS encoding MFS transporter produces MIKKHLTGFYTAMLLLSMFILAYGSATQGFFLSNFIEKYNLKASTQGLPMMLQNAFSVTAILLMMFMTGRIKKHIATLLALLFSCISMLGLSMVPPFAVMFMLYGLFGISMGVQDTAGNALMVDIHPESSVRLNDMHFLYGVGNVTAPLVFQFLVSRGVIWNHVFLFVFAVQAILSFVYLMVVKSGAPRVKNYEETEKTGMNMKRIITFLKSDGNIFLFLAMFSYCAHQIGVAAWIRRFFEVEMGSEVLGTAALSAFWAGIAVSRILLPRLGIKPQNQLAYGSALAAGAMLLGILLGNPVIMVICMAVTGFAGGNTIPNATYLSCERLKADTLTATTILFTGMYIGGSMVSPVIGSVSARFSLGTGIFVPVIAVMLNTLAGFGFLLYHKGRSY; encoded by the coding sequence GTGATCAAAAAGCATTTAACCGGTTTTTATACGGCGATGTTATTGCTTTCAATGTTTATACTGGCTTACGGCAGTGCTACGCAGGGCTTTTTCCTTTCAAACTTTATTGAAAAATACAATCTGAAGGCCTCCACACAGGGTCTTCCCATGATGCTGCAGAATGCGTTTTCAGTCACCGCCATTCTCCTGATGATGTTTATGACGGGCCGGATCAAGAAGCATATTGCAACTCTGCTGGCACTGCTGTTTTCCTGTATTTCCATGCTTGGGCTTTCAATGGTGCCGCCTTTTGCAGTGATGTTTATGTTATATGGACTGTTTGGGATTTCGATGGGTGTTCAGGATACTGCCGGGAATGCCCTGATGGTTGACATTCATCCGGAGTCATCGGTCCGTTTAAATGACATGCACTTTCTGTATGGCGTCGGCAACGTCACTGCACCACTGGTATTTCAGTTTCTGGTCTCCAGGGGCGTGATCTGGAATCATGTGTTTTTATTCGTCTTTGCAGTACAGGCGATCCTGTCTTTTGTCTACCTGATGGTTGTAAAATCAGGAGCTCCCCGAGTTAAGAATTATGAAGAGACAGAAAAAACAGGGATGAATATGAAAAGGATCATAACTTTTCTGAAATCTGACGGCAACATTTTTCTGTTCCTTGCAATGTTCTCTTACTGTGCACATCAGATCGGTGTAGCCGCATGGATCCGGCGCTTCTTTGAAGTGGAGATGGGCAGTGAAGTGCTGGGCACCGCCGCATTATCTGCCTTTTGGGCAGGCATAGCCGTCAGCAGGATACTCCTTCCCAGACTGGGAATCAAACCACAGAATCAGCTTGCGTACGGAAGCGCACTGGCTGCCGGTGCAATGCTGCTTGGCATTCTTCTTGGCAATCCGGTGATTATGGTTATCTGCATGGCAGTAACAGGCTTTGCGGGAGGCAACACCATACCCAATGCTACATATCTCAGCTGTGAACGGCTAAAGGCAGATACTCTGACTGCGACGACCATATTATTCACAGGAATGTATATTGGCGGCAGCATGGTATCCCCTGTAATCGGAAGTGTCAGCGCGAGGTTTTCACTTGGAACCGGGATATTTGTCCCCGTAATTGCAGTTATGTTAAATACACTGGCTGGATTTGGTTTTCTGCTGTATCATAAAGGCAGATCGTATTAA
- a CDS encoding YihY/virulence factor BrkB family protein, with the protein MKKNKIGFIKKLKNFANLIFGFMDRATRDHISAYAAQCSYFILLSFIPFILLLMTSVRYTPLTQNMILDAVIQIVPEDFQSFVKQIILEVYSKSLAVVPLTAIITLWTAGKGMQGLTNGLNSVYQVFETRNYVLARIRSAAYTLLFIAVIILTLIVLVFGNSIQEALSVSYPLIGEIAKSILQMRTGVSLAVLSVAFLLMYKFLPNRKATLKSQLPGAVISAVAWSVFSLIFSIYLEYFNVSNMYGSLTTIIMIMLWVYFCMFIVLLGAEINAYFEDKFRKLQQTAVEHLYMEFRSFSASDEEDENDSDEDDDSKKI; encoded by the coding sequence ATGAAAAAGAATAAGATTGGATTTATTAAAAAATTGAAAAATTTTGCTAATCTCATATTTGGGTTTATGGACCGGGCGACGAGGGATCACATCAGCGCGTATGCTGCTCAGTGTTCCTACTTTATTTTGCTCTCCTTTATTCCTTTTATTCTTCTGCTGATGACCTCTGTACGATATACGCCCCTGACACAGAATATGATACTGGATGCTGTTATTCAGATTGTGCCGGAGGACTTCCAGAGCTTTGTAAAACAGATTATTCTGGAAGTTTACTCGAAGTCACTGGCGGTTGTACCGCTTACGGCTATCATTACATTGTGGACAGCGGGAAAAGGAATGCAGGGGCTGACGAATGGCCTGAATTCTGTTTATCAGGTCTTTGAGACGAGAAATTACGTGCTGGCACGTATCCGGTCGGCAGCATATACATTGCTCTTTATCGCAGTGATCATTCTGACCCTGATTGTGCTGGTATTTGGAAACAGCATACAGGAGGCATTGTCCGTGAGCTATCCTCTGATTGGCGAGATTGCAAAAAGCATTTTGCAGATGCGGACAGGAGTTTCACTGGCAGTGCTTTCGGTAGCTTTTCTGCTGATGTATAAGTTTTTGCCGAACAGAAAGGCCACACTGAAAAGCCAGTTGCCGGGAGCTGTCATATCCGCGGTTGCGTGGTCTGTATTTTCTTTGATATTCTCCATATATCTGGAGTATTTCAATGTATCAAATATGTATGGAAGCCTGACTACCATCATCATGATCATGCTTTGGGTTTATTTCTGTATGTTCATTGTTTTGCTGGGGGCTGAGATCAATGCATATTTTGAAGATAAATTCCGAAAACTTCAGCAGACGGCAGTGGAACATCTGTATATGGAGTTTCGTTCATTCTCTGCGTCGGATGAGGAGGATGAGAATGATAGTGATGAGGACGATGACAGCAAAAAAATCTGA
- the pckA gene encoding phosphoenolpyruvate carboxykinase (ATP) yields MANIDLSQYGITGVTEIVHNPSYEMLFEEETKPDLEGFEKGQESELGAVNVMTGIYTGRSPKDKFIVMDENSKDTVWWTSDEYKNDNHPASQEAWDVVMKIAKEELSNKRLFVVDAFCGANEDTRMAIRFIVEVAWQAHFVKNMFIQPTAEELENFKPDFVVYNASKAKVENYKELGLNSETAVMFNITSREQVIVNSWYGGEMKKGMFSMMNYYLPLKGIASMHCSANTDLNGENTAIFFGLSGTGKTTLSTDPKRLLIGDDEHGWDDKGVFNFEGGCYAKVINLDKESEPDIYNAIKRNALLENVTLDADGKIDFDDKSVTENTRVSYPIDHIENIVRPVSTAPAAKDVIFLSADAFGVLPPVSVLTPEQTQYYFLSGFTAKLAGTERGITEPTPTFSACFGQAFLELHPTKYAEELVKKMQESGAKAYLVNTGWNGSGKRISIRDTRGIIDAILDGSIATAPTKKLPFFNFDIPTELPSVDPKILDPRDTYADASEWETKAKDLAQRFIKNFAKYEGNEAGKALVSAGPQL; encoded by the coding sequence ATGGCAAACATTGATTTAAGCCAATATGGTATTACCGGAGTGACAGAAATCGTTCACAATCCTTCTTATGAGATGTTATTTGAAGAAGAAACCAAGCCAGATCTGGAAGGATTTGAAAAAGGCCAGGAAAGTGAACTCGGTGCCGTTAATGTTATGACCGGTATTTACACGGGACGTTCACCGAAAGACAAATTCATTGTCATGGATGAGAATTCTAAGGACACTGTATGGTGGACTTCTGATGAGTATAAGAATGACAATCATCCCGCCAGCCAGGAAGCATGGGATGTGGTAATGAAAATTGCCAAGGAAGAACTTTCCAACAAAAGACTTTTTGTTGTAGACGCATTCTGCGGTGCCAATGAGGATACCCGGATGGCGATCCGTTTTATTGTTGAGGTGGCATGGCAGGCTCACTTTGTTAAGAACATGTTTATCCAGCCTACAGCAGAGGAACTGGAAAACTTTAAGCCGGATTTTGTTGTGTACAACGCTTCAAAGGCAAAAGTAGAGAATTATAAAGAGCTGGGCCTGAATTCAGAGACCGCTGTAATGTTCAACATCACCAGCCGTGAGCAGGTTATCGTGAATTCCTGGTACGGCGGTGAGATGAAAAAGGGTATGTTCTCCATGATGAACTACTACCTGCCGCTTAAAGGCATTGCTTCCATGCACTGCTCTGCAAACACTGATCTGAACGGTGAGAATACTGCAATTTTCTTCGGACTTTCCGGAACAGGAAAGACCACACTGTCAACAGATCCGAAACGTCTTCTCATCGGAGATGACGAGCATGGCTGGGATGATAAAGGGGTATTCAACTTTGAGGGTGGATGCTACGCTAAAGTAATCAACCTTGACAAAGAGTCTGAGCCGGACATTTACAATGCAATCAAACGCAATGCTCTTCTGGAGAACGTTACGCTTGATGCTGACGGTAAGATTGACTTTGATGACAAGAGCGTGACGGAGAATACGCGTGTATCTTATCCGATTGACCATATCGAAAATATTGTTCGTCCGGTTTCAACAGCTCCGGCAGCAAAGGATGTGATCTTCCTGTCTGCGGATGCATTCGGCGTTCTTCCTCCTGTATCTGTTTTAACTCCAGAACAGACACAGTATTATTTCCTGTCTGGATTCACGGCAAAACTTGCCGGTACAGAGCGTGGAATCACTGAACCGACGCCTACTTTCTCCGCTTGCTTCGGTCAGGCATTCTTGGAACTGCATCCGACAAAATACGCAGAGGAACTTGTTAAGAAAATGCAGGAGAGCGGTGCAAAGGCATACCTTGTGAACACCGGATGGAATGGTTCGGGAAAACGTATCTCCATCCGTGACACTCGTGGTATCATCGACGCAATTCTGGATGGATCCATTGCAACAGCACCGACGAAAAAACTTCCATTCTTTAATTTTGATATTCCGACAGAGCTTCCGTCCGTAGATCCTAAGATCCTTGATCCACGCGATACCTACGCAGACGCTTCTGAGTGGGAGACGAAGGCGAAAGACCTGGCACAGAGATTTATAAAGAACTTTGCAAAATATGAGGGCAATGAAGCAGGAAAAGCATTAGTTTCTGCAGGACCTCAGTTATAA
- the pheS gene encoding phenylalanine--tRNA ligase subunit alpha — MKDRLQAILDEATQNIQDSDALDKLNDVRVSFLGKKGKLTSVLKGMKDVAAEDRPKVGQMVNETREKIEQYLEETKVRLERAIREHQMKEEVIDVTLPAKRARVGHRHPNTIALEEVERIFIGMGYEVVEGPEVEYDMYNFEKLNIPANHPAKDEQDTFYINKDIVLRTQTSPVQARVMEEGKLPIRMIAPGRVFRSDEVDATHSPSFHQIEGLVVDRNITFADLKGTLEEFAKELFGEETRTKFRPHHFPFTEPSAEVDVTCFKCGGSGCRFCKGSGWIEILGCGMVHPHVLEMCGIDPDEYTGFAFGVGLERIALLKYEIDDMRLLYENDDRFLKQF, encoded by the coding sequence ATGAAAGACAGATTGCAGGCAATTCTGGATGAGGCAACACAGAACATTCAGGATTCGGATGCTCTTGACAAGTTAAATGATGTGCGTGTCAGCTTTCTTGGAAAAAAAGGAAAGTTAACTTCTGTTTTGAAGGGCATGAAGGATGTTGCGGCGGAAGATCGTCCGAAAGTGGGACAGATGGTCAACGAGACAAGGGAAAAGATCGAGCAGTATCTGGAAGAAACAAAGGTGCGCCTGGAAAGGGCGATCCGTGAACACCAGATGAAAGAGGAAGTGATCGATGTCACACTCCCGGCCAAGCGCGCCAGAGTGGGTCATCGGCATCCGAATACGATCGCACTGGAAGAAGTAGAGAGGATTTTCATCGGCATGGGGTACGAGGTTGTGGAAGGCCCAGAGGTGGAGTACGACATGTACAATTTTGAAAAACTGAATATTCCTGCCAATCATCCGGCAAAGGATGAGCAGGATACATTCTATATCAATAAAGACATTGTGCTGCGCACCCAGACATCCCCGGTACAGGCACGTGTCATGGAGGAGGGGAAGCTTCCGATCCGTATGATTGCACCTGGACGCGTATTCCGTTCCGACGAAGTGGATGCAACACATTCCCCGTCATTCCATCAGATTGAAGGTCTTGTTGTTGACAGGAATATTACATTTGCGGATCTGAAAGGAACGCTGGAGGAGTTTGCAAAGGAACTGTTCGGTGAGGAGACGAGAACCAAATTCCGTCCGCATCATTTCCCGTTTACAGAACCGAGTGCGGAGGTTGATGTAACCTGCTTCAAATGTGGCGGGAGCGGCTGCCGTTTCTGTAAAGGGTCCGGCTGGATCGAGATCCTGGGCTGTGGTATGGTTCATCCGCATGTGCTGGAGATGTGCGGCATTGATCCGGATGAATATACAGGTTTTGCTTTTGGGGTCGGACTGGAACGTATCGCATTATTAAAGTATGAGATTGATGATATGAGACTGTTGTATGAAAATGATGACCGTTTCTTAAAACAGTTCTAA
- the pheT gene encoding phenylalanine--tRNA ligase subunit beta, with protein sequence MNTSLSWIKQYVPDLDVTAQEYTDAMTLSGTKVEGYEELDADLSDIVIGQIERIERHPDADKLIICQVNVGTENVQIVTGAPNVKEGDKVPVVLDGGRVAGGHDGKKTPGGIKIKKGKLRGIESYGMMCSIEELGSTRDMYPEAPEYGIYIFPEDSVVGESAIKALGLEDVVFEYEVTSNRVDCYSVIGIAREAAATFRKEFHPPAVNETGNDEDVNDYIKVTVKDEDLCPRYCARVVKNVKVGPSPKWMQRCLATNGIRPINNLVDITNYVMEEYGQPMHAYDLDMIAGHEIIVRRAAKDENFVTLDGQERKMDDSVLMICDAEKPVGIAGIMGGENSMITDSVKTVLFEAACFDGTNIRLSSKRVGLRTDASGKFEKGLDPNNAKAAIDRACQLMEELGAGEVVGGTADVYTKKKEPVRVPFEPEKINALLGTDIPKEQMLEYLKRVELVYDERTNEIVAPTFRHDIFRTADLAEEVARFYGYDNIPTTLPSGEATTGKISFKMRIEETARDVAEYCGFSQGMCYSFESPKVFDKLLITPDSPLRRAVTIMNPLGEDFSIMRTISLNGMLTSLSTNYNRRNKNVKLYELGNIYIPGQLPLEELPEERMMLTLGMYGDGDFFTMKGVIEEFLEKVGMHRKPQYDPQAGKTFLHPGRQANVIYDGVNIGYLGEVHPDVADNYDIGTRVYVAVVDILKVLEFASYDRKYTGIAKYPAVTRDISMVLPKEILVGQIEAVIEQRSGKILESYQLFDVYEGSQIEDGFKSVAYSITFRAADRTLEEADITAAMKKILNGLEDLGAVLRQ encoded by the coding sequence TTGAATACATCGTTATCATGGATCAAACAATATGTGCCGGATCTGGATGTGACGGCGCAGGAATATACAGACGCCATGACACTTTCCGGAACGAAAGTAGAAGGGTATGAGGAGCTGGATGCAGATCTGTCGGATATTGTCATCGGGCAGATCGAGAGAATCGAGAGGCATCCGGATGCGGATAAACTGATTATCTGTCAGGTAAATGTGGGAACCGAAAATGTACAGATTGTGACCGGAGCTCCGAATGTGAAAGAAGGAGACAAAGTGCCGGTTGTCCTGGACGGAGGCCGTGTGGCAGGAGGACACGATGGAAAGAAGACACCGGGCGGTATCAAGATCAAAAAAGGGAAACTAAGAGGGATCGAGTCTTACGGTATGATGTGTTCCATCGAGGAGCTCGGAAGTACAAGAGACATGTACCCGGAAGCTCCGGAGTATGGTATCTATATTTTCCCGGAGGATTCCGTGGTTGGTGAGAGTGCCATCAAAGCGCTGGGCCTCGAAGATGTTGTATTTGAGTATGAGGTGACTTCTAACCGTGTGGACTGCTACAGTGTGATCGGAATCGCACGTGAAGCTGCTGCTACCTTCAGAAAAGAATTTCATCCGCCTGCTGTAAATGAGACCGGAAATGATGAGGATGTCAATGACTATATCAAAGTGACGGTTAAAGATGAGGATCTCTGTCCGAGATACTGTGCGCGCGTGGTGAAAAATGTCAAGGTCGGACCATCACCAAAATGGATGCAGAGATGCCTGGCGACGAATGGCATCCGTCCGATCAACAACCTTGTAGATATCACAAACTACGTGATGGAGGAGTATGGACAGCCGATGCACGCGTATGATCTTGATATGATTGCGGGACATGAAATCATCGTAAGGCGTGCGGCAAAAGATGAGAACTTTGTGACTCTGGATGGCCAGGAGCGCAAAATGGATGATTCAGTTCTGATGATCTGCGATGCCGAGAAACCAGTGGGTATTGCAGGCATCATGGGCGGCGAAAATTCCATGATCACAGATTCTGTCAAAACAGTCCTGTTCGAGGCTGCCTGTTTTGACGGAACGAATATCCGACTGTCCAGCAAACGTGTCGGCCTGCGTACGGATGCTTCCGGGAAATTCGAAAAGGGTCTGGATCCCAATAATGCGAAAGCCGCAATCGACCGTGCATGCCAGCTGATGGAAGAGCTGGGTGCAGGCGAAGTCGTCGGAGGCACCGCAGACGTTTATACAAAAAAGAAAGAACCTGTGCGCGTACCGTTTGAGCCGGAGAAGATTAATGCACTGCTCGGCACTGATATTCCAAAAGAACAGATGCTGGAGTATCTGAAACGTGTAGAACTGGTGTATGATGAGAGAACAAATGAGATTGTGGCTCCCACATTCAGACACGATATTTTCCGGACAGCAGATCTGGCGGAAGAAGTTGCACGTTTTTACGGGTATGACAACATCCCCACTACACTTCCGAGCGGGGAGGCTACAACCGGTAAGATTTCATTTAAAATGCGCATTGAGGAAACCGCCAGAGACGTAGCAGAATACTGCGGATTCTCACAGGGGATGTGCTACTCATTTGAAAGTCCGAAGGTATTTGATAAGCTGCTGATTACACCGGACAGTCCGCTCAGGAGGGCAGTGACGATCATGAATCCGCTGGGCGAGGATTTCAGTATCATGCGTACAATTTCTCTGAACGGGATGCTGACTTCACTGTCCACCAATTACAACCGCAGAAATAAGAATGTGAAGCTGTACGAGCTTGGCAACATTTATATTCCAGGACAGCTGCCGCTTGAAGAGCTGCCCGAAGAGAGAATGATGCTTACTCTCGGAATGTACGGAGACGGAGACTTTTTCACGATGAAAGGCGTCATCGAAGAGTTTCTGGAGAAGGTGGGAATGCACAGGAAGCCGCAATATGACCCGCAGGCAGGGAAGACGTTCCTGCATCCGGGCAGGCAGGCAAATGTTATTTACGATGGCGTAAATATCGGATATCTTGGAGAGGTACATCCGGATGTTGCTGATAACTATGATATCGGAACACGTGTGTATGTGGCAGTTGTCGACATCTTAAAAGTACTTGAATTTGCATCATATGACAGAAAATATACAGGCATTGCAAAATACCCCGCGGTGACACGTGATATCAGTATGGTACTGCCAAAAGAAATTCTCGTCGGTCAGATTGAAGCTGTGATTGAACAGCGCAGCGGAAAAATTCTGGAAAGCTATCAGCTGTTCGATGTATATGAGGGAAGCCAGATTGAAGACGGCTTTAAATCAGTTGCATATTCGATTACGTTCCGTGCCGCTGACAGAACTCTTGAGGAAGCAGATATCACTGCTGCAATGAAAAAGATACTGAATGGTTTGGAAGATTTGGGAGCTGTCCTCAGACAGTAA
- a CDS encoding histidine phosphatase family protein, producing the protein MRLYVIRHGETTWNTQARLQGMSDIPLNENGISLARETGEAMRDIPFTRIYTSPLKRAVQTAELVAGERQLPIVKEDRLKEISFGEWEGLSCSRDNYEIPSDSFEQFFRDPFQFTPPRGGESVMEVCRRTEHFMDELLHELKNEQDTVLLSTHGCTLRALMNYFYQDFTPSFWRGHVPPNCGVSIVEVKNGTASILEEDRIFYLGESDI; encoded by the coding sequence ATGAGATTATATGTAATACGACATGGAGAAACGACCTGGAACACGCAGGCCAGGCTTCAGGGCATGAGTGATATTCCATTAAATGAAAACGGGATATCACTTGCCCGGGAGACGGGCGAAGCGATGCGGGATATTCCATTTACCAGGATTTACACAAGTCCGCTTAAAAGGGCTGTACAGACGGCAGAACTGGTTGCAGGAGAAAGGCAGCTTCCGATCGTAAAAGAAGATCGCCTTAAAGAGATCAGCTTTGGAGAGTGGGAAGGTCTTTCCTGCAGCAGAGACAATTATGAGATTCCATCGGATTCTTTTGAACAGTTTTTCCGGGATCCATTTCAATTCACTCCTCCAAGAGGAGGAGAAAGCGTCATGGAAGTCTGCAGGCGTACGGAGCATTTCATGGATGAACTGCTTCATGAACTGAAAAATGAGCAGGATACGGTACTGCTCTCGACACATGGATGTACGCTGCGTGCACTGATGAATTACTTTTATCAGGACTTTACGCCGTCATTCTGGCGTGGACACGTGCCTCCGAACTGCGGAGTGTCGATCGTGGAAGTGAAGAACGGGACTGCCAGTATCCTGGAAGAAGACCGGATATTTTACCTGGGGGAGAGTGACATATGA